Proteins co-encoded in one Acidovorax sp. 69 genomic window:
- the lpdA gene encoding dihydrolipoyl dehydrogenase, translating to MAIIDIKVPDIGDVAEVAIIELLVKPGDTIKAEQSLITVESDKASMEIPSSHAGVVKELKVQLGDKVAEGSVVLTLEVEGAAATAPAAAPASAVPEQKQVVAQVNKAPPAIDSVASSFAGTADLECDVLVLGGGPGGYSAAFRAADLGLKVVIVERYATLGGVCLNVGCIPSKALLHVAAVMDEVSHMADLGVDYGAPALNIDKLRGHKEKVIGKLTGGLAAMAKMRKVTTVRGYGAFVGANHLEVEETTGTSQDKTGVKKVIAFKNAIIAAGSQAVRLPFMPEDPRVVDSTGALALKEVPKRMLILGGGIIGLEMGTVYSTLGARLDVVEMMDGLMQGADRDLVKIWQKMNAKRFDNIMLKTKTVGAKATPEGIEVTFAPAEEGGTAPAPQVYDLVLQAVGRTPNGKKIAADKAGVTVTDRGFINVDIQMRTNVPHIFAIGDIVGQPMLAHKAVHEAHVAAEVIAGELQGNKELAAAAFNARVIPSVAYTDPEVAWVGLTEDQAKAQGIKVKKGLFPWTASGRAIANGRDEGVTKLLFDDSPEAHGHGKILGGGMVGTHAGDMIGEIALAIEMGADAVDIGKTIHPHPTLGESIGMAAEIAHGSCTDVPPARK from the coding sequence ATGGCAATCATTGACATCAAGGTGCCCGACATCGGCGACGTCGCCGAAGTGGCCATCATCGAACTGCTGGTCAAACCCGGCGACACCATCAAGGCCGAGCAGAGCCTGATCACCGTGGAGTCCGACAAGGCCTCCATGGAGATCCCCTCCAGCCACGCTGGCGTGGTCAAGGAACTCAAGGTCCAACTCGGTGACAAGGTCGCCGAGGGCTCGGTGGTGCTGACCCTGGAGGTCGAAGGCGCAGCTGCCACCGCGCCTGCTGCGGCCCCGGCATCAGCGGTTCCTGAGCAAAAACAGGTGGTAGCGCAAGTAAATAAAGCGCCTCCAGCTATTGATTCAGTAGCATCAAGCTTTGCAGGCACGGCCGATCTGGAGTGCGATGTGCTCGTGCTCGGCGGTGGCCCCGGCGGCTACAGCGCAGCCTTCCGTGCGGCCGACCTGGGCCTCAAGGTCGTCATCGTCGAGCGCTATGCCACCCTGGGTGGCGTGTGCCTGAACGTGGGCTGCATCCCCTCCAAGGCGCTGCTGCACGTCGCAGCCGTCATGGACGAAGTCAGCCACATGGCCGACCTGGGCGTGGACTACGGCGCCCCGGCGCTCAATATCGACAAGCTGCGCGGCCACAAAGAAAAAGTCATCGGCAAGCTCACCGGCGGCCTGGCCGCCATGGCCAAGATGCGCAAGGTCACGACCGTGCGCGGTTATGGTGCCTTTGTGGGGGCCAACCACCTCGAAGTGGAAGAGACCACCGGTACGTCGCAAGACAAGACCGGCGTCAAGAAGGTCATCGCCTTCAAGAACGCCATCATTGCGGCGGGCTCGCAAGCCGTGCGCCTCCCCTTCATGCCCGAAGACCCGCGCGTGGTGGACAGCACCGGTGCCCTGGCACTGAAAGAAGTCCCCAAGCGCATGCTCATCCTGGGCGGCGGCATCATCGGCCTGGAAATGGGCACTGTGTACAGCACGCTGGGCGCGCGCCTGGATGTGGTCGAAATGATGGACGGCCTGATGCAGGGCGCCGACCGCGACCTGGTCAAGATCTGGCAGAAGATGAACGCCAAGCGGTTTGACAACATCATGCTCAAGACCAAGACGGTGGGCGCCAAAGCCACACCCGAGGGCATTGAAGTGACGTTTGCACCTGCGGAAGAGGGCGGCACCGCCCCCGCGCCGCAGGTGTATGACCTGGTGCTGCAGGCTGTGGGCCGCACGCCCAACGGCAAGAAGATCGCCGCCGACAAGGCCGGCGTGACCGTCACCGACCGTGGCTTCATCAACGTCGACATCCAGATGCGCACCAACGTGCCCCACATCTTCGCCATCGGCGACATCGTGGGCCAGCCCATGCTGGCGCACAAGGCGGTGCATGAAGCGCACGTGGCGGCCGAAGTGATCGCCGGTGAACTGCAGGGCAACAAAGAGCTGGCAGCGGCCGCCTTCAACGCCCGCGTGATCCCATCCGTGGCCTACACAGACCCCGAGGTGGCATGGGTGGGCCTGACCGAAGACCAGGCCAAGGCGCAAGGCATCAAGGTCAAGAAGGGCCTGTTCCCCTGGACGGCCTCCGGCCGCGCGATTGCCAACGGCCGCGACGAGGGCGTGACCAAGCTGCTGTTCGACGATTCGCCCGAAGCCCATGGCCACGGCAAGATCCTGGGCGGCGGCATGGTCGGCACCCATGCAGGCGACATGATCGGCGAGATCGCGCTTGCCATCGAGATGGGCGCGGATGCGGTGGACATCGGCAAGACCATACACCCGCACCCCACGCTGGGCGAAAGCATCGGCATGGCGGCGGAGATTGCGCACGGCAGTTGCACAGACGTGCCGCCCGCACGCAAGTAA
- a CDS encoding DUF3079 domain-containing protein has translation MAVKKFPKAPAHPERVCWGCDLYCPAKDMRCGNGSDRTQHPAELFGEDWEQWGLGAEEAAAAVKTAAGS, from the coding sequence ATGGCGGTCAAGAAGTTCCCCAAGGCCCCCGCCCACCCCGAGCGGGTGTGCTGGGGTTGTGACCTGTACTGCCCCGCCAAAGACATGCGCTGTGGCAACGGATCGGACCGCACCCAGCATCCTGCGGAGCTGTTTGGCGAGGACTGGGAGCAGTGGGGCCTGGGGGCTGAAGAGGCAGCCGCTGCGGTCAAAACCGCTGCTGGATCTTGA
- the aceF gene encoding dihydrolipoyllysine-residue acetyltransferase, with protein sequence MALVNIQVPDIGDFDEVGVIELLVKVGDTVKAEQSLITVESDKASMEIPSSHAGVVKEIKIALGDKVKQGSVIAVVESADAATPSAPAAAPTPAPAPVAVAAPAAAAVAPATAPAAAGPVEVRVPDIGDFKDVAVIEMLVKVGDTIKVEQSLFTVESDKASMEIPSPAAGVLKELKVKIGDTVNIGDLIALLEGVVGMAAPVVAAPAPAAVSAPAAVAAAVAPVAATASAPAHQPGASPLGLPHASPSVRKFARELGVPIDEVKGNGPKGRITQDDVAAFTKQVMSGATQTKAQAAKAPAATGGSGVGLDLLPWPKVDFTKFGPVERKDLSRIKKISGANLHRNWVVIPHVTNHDDADITDLEAFRVQFNKENEKSGVKVTMLAFMIKAAVAALKKFPEFNSSLDGDQLVLKNYFHIGFAADTPNGLVVPVIRDADKKGIVQISQEMGDLAKKARDGKLGPADMTGGCFSISSLGGIGGRYFTPIINAPEVAIMGVCKSSLEPKWDGKQFAPRLMLPLSLSWDHRVIDGASAARFNVYFASLLADFRRIVM encoded by the coding sequence ATGGCATTGGTCAACATTCAAGTCCCGGACATCGGGGACTTCGACGAAGTGGGCGTGATCGAATTGCTGGTCAAGGTGGGCGACACCGTGAAGGCCGAGCAGTCGCTCATCACCGTCGAATCGGACAAAGCATCGATGGAAATCCCGTCCAGTCACGCAGGCGTGGTCAAGGAAATCAAGATCGCGCTGGGCGACAAGGTCAAGCAGGGCTCGGTGATTGCCGTGGTGGAATCTGCTGACGCGGCCACCCCATCGGCACCTGCCGCGGCCCCAACACCCGCTCCTGCTCCCGTGGCTGTCGCCGCACCTGCAGCAGCAGCCGTGGCACCCGCTACAGCCCCTGCTGCTGCAGGCCCTGTCGAAGTGCGCGTGCCTGACATTGGTGACTTCAAGGACGTGGCCGTCATCGAAATGCTGGTCAAGGTCGGCGACACCATCAAGGTTGAGCAGTCGCTGTTCACCGTCGAATCCGACAAGGCCTCCATGGAGATCCCTTCGCCCGCCGCTGGTGTGCTCAAGGAACTCAAAGTCAAGATTGGCGACACCGTCAACATTGGCGACCTCATTGCCCTGCTCGAAGGCGTGGTAGGCATGGCTGCCCCCGTCGTTGCTGCCCCTGCGCCCGCTGCGGTATCGGCACCAGCAGCGGTTGCCGCTGCAGTGGCACCCGTTGCGGCTACAGCATCTGCGCCAGCCCACCAGCCTGGTGCGTCCCCTCTCGGCCTGCCACACGCCAGCCCATCGGTGCGCAAGTTCGCCCGCGAACTGGGTGTGCCCATCGACGAAGTCAAGGGCAATGGCCCCAAGGGCCGTATCACGCAGGACGACGTAGCCGCCTTTACCAAGCAGGTGATGAGCGGTGCCACACAAACCAAAGCCCAGGCCGCCAAGGCGCCTGCCGCGACGGGCGGTTCTGGCGTGGGCCTGGACTTGCTACCCTGGCCCAAGGTCGATTTCACCAAGTTCGGCCCCGTGGAGCGCAAGGACCTCTCCCGCATCAAGAAGATCAGCGGTGCCAACCTGCACCGCAACTGGGTCGTCATCCCGCACGTCACCAACCACGACGACGCGGACATCACCGACCTCGAAGCCTTCCGCGTGCAGTTCAACAAAGAGAACGAGAAGAGTGGCGTCAAGGTCACCATGCTCGCCTTCATGATCAAGGCCGCCGTGGCCGCGCTCAAGAAGTTCCCCGAGTTCAACAGCTCGCTCGACGGCGACCAGCTGGTGCTGAAGAACTACTTCCACATCGGCTTTGCGGCCGACACGCCCAACGGCCTCGTCGTGCCCGTCATTCGTGACGCCGACAAGAAGGGCATCGTGCAGATCTCGCAAGAGATGGGCGACCTGGCCAAGAAGGCGCGCGACGGCAAGCTCGGCCCGGCCGACATGACCGGCGGCTGCTTCTCCATCAGCTCGCTGGGCGGCATTGGTGGTCGTTACTTCACGCCCATCATCAATGCGCCTGAAGTCGCCATCATGGGTGTGTGCAAGAGCAGCCTGGAGCCCAAGTGGGACGGCAAGCAGTTCGCTCCTCGCCTGATGCTGCCGCTGTCGCTCAGCTGGGACCACCGCGTGATCGACGGTGCGTCCGCCGCACGCTTCAACGTGTACTTTGCCTCGCTGCTGGCGGATTTCCGCCGCATCGTGATGTAA
- a CDS encoding PAS domain S-box protein gives MDSMPPAPTPAAVTVAAPIRWWRMWWRGLSPTRQDRFAALAPLAAVLMFLAAIVAAFWYLRAEEAEREQEALRRDVEYAQQRVRLRLLERQEQLMRIARDLSNQDLGRAEFVGRAEALISQYPELQAITWIDERRRIRASQAAPTLASGELRIGGEVLKPGDTADTFGLARDLQQPVYAQPAVTSGDATPLLQLQVPLNNQGKFSGVVLGEYSVDSLLRYGTPTEVLARYAVTLLDSKSQVLAGTPLGPRNKATQLLPWTPKANEYEVPVSPVGNGLVLRAQAYRTSLGVVGSGLFWLVGTLSAMTAWMLIATWRHTRRRMRAQEALVAETNFRRAMENSILTGMRALDLEGRISYVNAAFCQMTGWSAEELVGLKAPFPYWPEADHETLQAKLRDELRGHTMAGGFQVRVKRKSGTLFDARLYVSPLIDAHGQQTGWMTSMTDITEPNRIREQLSASHERFTIVLESLDASVSVAPLGSEELLFANKLYRQWFGSQTSGHLQLVAQAGVVPIAGKEQSGMDDEDGLMGLPTDTLTSARTENAEIYLPDLGKWLEVRSRYLNWVDGRLAQMVIATDITPRRLAEEQAERQAERAQSVSRLITMGEMASSVAHELNQPLTAINNYCSGMVSRIQSGQLTEEALLTALQKTAHQAQRAGQIIQRIRSFVKKSEPNRTLADVHSMVNEAVELADIELRRHNVRLTHYVAARLPPVMADTILIEQVLVNLMKNGAEAIQHADRPAPNRSVELRVVPKQIEERQVVEFSVQDTGKGLAPEVLERLFEAFFSTKAEGMGMGLNLCRSIVESHQGRMQAENLYNGSEVTGCRFSFWLPLAKPADATTNSVANVQNPRTVA, from the coding sequence ATGGATTCGATGCCCCCTGCCCCCACCCCTGCAGCAGTGACCGTGGCTGCGCCAATACGCTGGTGGCGCATGTGGTGGCGCGGTTTGTCACCCACCCGCCAGGACCGTTTTGCCGCACTGGCCCCCCTGGCTGCAGTGCTGATGTTTCTGGCGGCCATCGTGGCCGCGTTCTGGTATCTGCGTGCCGAAGAGGCCGAGCGCGAACAAGAAGCCTTGCGGCGCGATGTGGAATACGCCCAGCAGCGCGTGCGCCTGCGCCTGCTGGAGCGGCAGGAGCAGTTGATGCGCATCGCGCGCGACCTGTCCAACCAGGATCTCGGCCGCGCGGAGTTCGTGGGCCGTGCTGAAGCCCTGATCAGCCAATACCCCGAACTGCAGGCCATCACCTGGATCGATGAGCGCCGCCGCATCCGCGCCAGCCAGGCGGCACCGACCCTCGCCAGCGGTGAGTTGCGGATTGGCGGCGAGGTGCTCAAGCCAGGCGACACCGCCGACACCTTTGGCCTGGCGCGGGACCTGCAACAACCGGTCTACGCGCAGCCCGCAGTCACCTCGGGCGATGCCACCCCGCTGCTGCAGTTGCAGGTGCCGCTCAATAACCAGGGCAAGTTCAGCGGCGTGGTGCTGGGCGAATATTCCGTCGACAGTTTGCTGCGTTACGGAACCCCCACCGAAGTGCTCGCACGTTATGCCGTCACGCTGCTGGACAGCAAGAGCCAGGTGTTGGCGGGCACGCCCCTAGGGCCGCGCAACAAGGCGACCCAGTTGCTGCCGTGGACCCCCAAGGCCAATGAGTACGAGGTGCCTGTTTCGCCCGTGGGCAATGGCCTGGTACTGCGCGCGCAGGCCTACCGCACCTCGCTGGGGGTGGTGGGCAGCGGCCTGTTCTGGCTGGTAGGCACCTTGAGCGCCATGACCGCCTGGATGCTGATCGCCACCTGGCGTCACACCCGGCGCCGTATGCGGGCCCAGGAGGCCTTGGTGGCTGAAACCAATTTCCGCCGGGCGATGGAAAACTCCATCCTCACGGGCATGCGGGCTCTGGATCTGGAGGGTCGCATCAGTTATGTGAATGCCGCCTTCTGCCAGATGACGGGCTGGAGCGCCGAAGAGTTGGTGGGCCTGAAGGCGCCCTTCCCCTACTGGCCCGAGGCCGACCACGAGACGCTTCAGGCCAAGTTGCGCGATGAACTGCGCGGCCACACCATGGCGGGCGGCTTTCAGGTGCGCGTCAAACGCAAGAGCGGCACGCTGTTCGATGCGCGGCTGTACGTGTCTCCATTGATCGACGCGCATGGCCAGCAGACCGGCTGGATGACGTCGATGACCGACATCACCGAGCCCAACCGCATCCGCGAGCAGCTATCGGCCTCGCACGAGCGCTTCACCATCGTGCTGGAGTCGCTGGACGCGTCGGTCTCAGTGGCGCCCCTGGGCAGCGAAGAGCTGCTGTTTGCCAACAAGCTCTACCGACAGTGGTTTGGATCACAGACCAGTGGGCACTTGCAGTTGGTGGCACAGGCCGGCGTGGTGCCCATTGCGGGCAAGGAGCAAAGCGGCATGGACGACGAGGACGGACTCATGGGCCTGCCCACTGACACCCTCACCAGCGCCCGCACCGAGAATGCCGAAATCTACCTGCCCGACCTGGGCAAATGGCTGGAAGTGCGCTCGCGCTATCTGAACTGGGTGGACGGGCGTCTGGCGCAGATGGTGATCGCCACCGACATCACGCCCCGCCGCCTGGCCGAAGAACAGGCCGAGCGGCAGGCCGAGCGCGCCCAGTCGGTCAGCCGCCTTATCACCATGGGGGAGATGGCATCGAGCGTGGCGCACGAACTGAACCAGCCACTCACCGCCATCAACAACTACTGCAGCGGCATGGTTTCGCGCATCCAGAGCGGTCAGCTCACCGAAGAGGCCCTGCTGACCGCGCTGCAAAAAACCGCCCACCAGGCCCAGCGCGCAGGACAGATCATCCAGCGCATCCGCTCCTTCGTGAAAAAGAGCGAACCCAACCGCACGCTGGCCGATGTGCACTCCATGGTGAACGAGGCTGTGGAGCTGGCCGACATCGAACTGCGCCGCCACAACGTGCGGCTTACGCACTATGTGGCCGCACGCTTGCCCCCCGTGATGGCCGACACCATCCTGATCGAGCAGGTGCTGGTGAACCTCATGAAAAACGGCGCCGAAGCCATTCAGCACGCCGACCGCCCGGCTCCCAACCGCAGCGTGGAACTGCGCGTGGTGCCCAAACAGATCGAAGAACGTCAGGTGGTGGAGTTTTCGGTGCAGGACACCGGCAAGGGACTCGCACCCGAGGTGCTGGAGCGCCTGTTCGAAGCCTTCTTCTCGACCAAGGCCGAAGGCATGGGCATGGGGCTGAACCTGTGCCGCAGCATCGTCGAGTCGCACCAGGGCCGGATGCAGGCGGAGAACCTCTACAATGGATCAGAGGTCACAGGCTGCAGGTTCTCCTTCTGGCTGCCGCTTGCCAAGCCTGCTGATGCCACTACAAATTCTGTAGCAAACGTACAAAACCCAAGGACTGTTGCATGA
- a CDS encoding aspartate kinase yields MQDVQNSKISVEKIGGTSMTAFGDVLRHIVLHDPNRIYGRIYVVSAYSGVTNQLLEHKKTGERGIYALFAEGQGYQDALTDLAVSLKKLNAGYADIGLPLPVADAFIDQRIGQAHEYLNAMQHVLASGYLSRKDVLLAAREVLASIGESHSAFNSVEILKANGVNAILMDLAGFDDNEAWTIDERIAHSFKGLDLSDKVVVATGYTKGTEGIMREFDRGYSEVTFSKIAVEVRPAEAVIHKEFHLSSADPNLVGLENAIVVGATNYDVADQLADVGMEAIHPKAAKPMELAGIPIRLKNTFEPDHPGTLITKDFVGERARVEIVTGTDKVTLIEIHDPSMVGTVGFDAGLMNVFCKHGVSYILKATNANSIAHLVWDNQVTPEFVAELQEGYQIVTIKPSAIVCTIGSNIGIPGVLAKAAQALADARVNVNCVSQTLRQVNMQFVIEREDYKTAVKALNLALCVNSGTPVPCV; encoded by the coding sequence ATGCAAGACGTTCAAAACTCCAAGATCTCTGTCGAGAAAATCGGCGGCACATCCATGACCGCCTTTGGCGATGTGCTGCGCCACATCGTGCTGCACGATCCCAATCGCATTTACGGCCGTATCTATGTGGTGTCTGCCTACTCTGGCGTGACGAACCAGTTGCTGGAGCACAAGAAAACGGGCGAGCGCGGGATTTACGCGCTGTTTGCAGAGGGCCAGGGCTACCAGGACGCCCTGACGGATTTGGCCGTCAGCCTGAAGAAGCTCAACGCGGGCTATGCCGACATTGGCCTGCCGCTGCCCGTGGCAGACGCTTTCATCGACCAGCGCATTGGACAGGCGCATGAATACCTGAATGCCATGCAGCACGTGCTGGCCAGCGGCTATCTGAGCCGCAAGGACGTATTGCTGGCCGCGCGCGAAGTGCTGGCCTCGATTGGCGAATCGCACAGCGCCTTCAACTCCGTCGAAATTCTCAAGGCCAATGGCGTCAACGCCATCCTGATGGACCTGGCCGGTTTTGACGACAACGAGGCATGGACGATTGACGAGCGCATTGCCCACAGCTTCAAGGGCCTGGACCTGAGCGACAAGGTGGTGGTGGCCACCGGCTACACCAAGGGCACCGAAGGCATCATGCGCGAGTTCGACCGGGGCTACTCCGAGGTCACCTTCAGCAAGATCGCGGTGGAAGTGCGGCCCGCCGAGGCCGTGATCCACAAGGAATTCCACCTGTCTTCCGCCGACCCCAACCTGGTGGGCCTGGAAAACGCCATCGTGGTGGGCGCCACCAACTACGACGTGGCCGACCAGCTGGCCGACGTGGGCATGGAAGCCATCCACCCCAAAGCCGCCAAGCCCATGGAACTGGCGGGCATCCCCATCCGCCTGAAGAACACCTTCGAGCCCGACCACCCCGGCACGCTGATCACCAAAGACTTCGTGGGCGAGCGCGCTCGCGTCGAGATCGTTACCGGCACCGACAAGGTCACGCTGATTGAGATCCACGACCCCAGCATGGTGGGCACCGTGGGCTTTGATGCGGGCCTGATGAACGTGTTTTGCAAGCACGGTGTGAGCTACATCCTGAAGGCCACCAACGCCAACTCCATTGCCCACCTGGTGTGGGACAACCAGGTCACACCCGAGTTCGTGGCCGAGTTGCAGGAGGGCTACCAGATCGTGACGATCAAGCCCAGCGCCATCGTTTGCACCATTGGCTCCAACATCGGCATTCCCGGTGTGCTGGCCAAGGCGGCGCAGGCGCTGGCCGATGCGCGGGTCAATGTGAACTGCGTGTCCCAAACGTTGCGGCAGGTGAACATGCAGTTTGTGATCGAGCGTGAGGACTACAAAACCGCCGTCAAGGCGCTGAACCTGGCGCTGTGCGTGAACTCCGGCACGCCGGTTCCATGCGTGTGA
- the aceE gene encoding pyruvate dehydrogenase (acetyl-transferring), homodimeric type, translating into MSAQPDPQAGFGIGSDTDQQETREWMDALSAVIDKEGPERAHYLLEQLLEHARQSSIDMPFSANTGYVNTIEADKEAHCPGNIALEKRLRAYMRWNAMAMVVRANRLDPADGGDLGGHIGSFASVASMFGAGFNHFWHAASEDHGGDLLYIQGHSAPGIYARAYLEGRLTEAQLDSFRQEVDGKGLSSYPHPKLMPEFWQFPTVSMGLGPLMAIYQARFLKYLHARGIANTENRKVWVFCGDGEMDEPESLGAIGLAARENLDNLVFVVNCNLQRLDGPVRGNGKIVQELEGEFRGSGWNVIKLLWGAGWDALLARDKTGKLKALMMETLDGDYQAMKANDGAFVRKNFFGKYPETLKLVEHMTDEEVFELRRGGHEPAKVYAAFHAANAHKNQPTVLLVKTVKGYGMGKAGEGKNTVHQTKKLSDEDIKYIRDRFNIPIPDSELANIPYYKPADDTPEMRYLQERRKALGGYLPKRLPKAEESFTVPSIDTFKAVLEPTAEGREISTTQAYVRFLTQLLRDQALGPRVVPILVDEARTFGMEGLFRQIGIYNPKGQLYTPVDRDQVMYYREDKAGQILQEGINEAGGMASWIAAATSYSTNNRIMIPFYVYYSMFGFQRIGDLAWAAGDMQARGFLLGGTSGRTTLNGEGLQHEDGHSHILANTIPNCVSYDPTFAHEVAVIMHRGLKRMVELQENVFYYITLLNENYPMPGLTAGTEEQIIKGMYLCKPGAEGDKRVQLLGSGTILRESLAAQTLLAADWGVQADVWSCPSFNELTREGQDADRWNLLHPLETPRVPFVAQQLGSSTGPVVASTDYMKAYAEQIRPFVPKGRTYKVLGTDGFGRSDFRSKLREHFEVDRHYIVVAALKALSEDGVLPAAKVAEAIAKYNIQADKVNPLYA; encoded by the coding sequence ATGTCAGCTCAGCCCGACCCACAGGCCGGTTTCGGCATCGGTTCCGATACCGACCAGCAAGAAACCCGTGAATGGATGGACGCGCTGTCCGCCGTCATCGACAAGGAGGGCCCTGAGCGGGCCCACTACCTGCTGGAACAGCTCCTTGAGCATGCCCGCCAGAGCAGCATCGACATGCCGTTCTCGGCCAACACGGGCTACGTGAACACCATCGAGGCCGACAAGGAAGCCCATTGCCCCGGCAATATCGCGCTGGAAAAGCGCCTGCGCGCCTACATGCGCTGGAATGCGATGGCCATGGTGGTGCGTGCCAACCGCCTGGACCCCGCCGACGGCGGTGACCTGGGCGGCCACATTGGCTCTTTTGCCTCGGTGGCCAGCATGTTTGGTGCGGGCTTCAACCATTTCTGGCATGCCGCCAGTGAAGACCATGGCGGCGACCTGCTGTACATCCAGGGCCACAGCGCGCCCGGCATCTACGCCCGCGCCTACCTGGAAGGTCGCCTGACCGAGGCGCAGCTCGACAGCTTCCGCCAGGAAGTCGACGGCAAGGGCCTGTCCAGCTACCCGCACCCCAAGCTGATGCCCGAGTTTTGGCAGTTCCCCACCGTGTCGATGGGCCTGGGCCCGCTGATGGCCATCTACCAGGCGCGCTTCCTCAAATACCTGCATGCCCGTGGCATTGCCAACACCGAAAACCGCAAGGTCTGGGTGTTCTGCGGCGACGGCGAGATGGACGAGCCCGAATCGCTGGGTGCCATCGGCCTGGCTGCGCGCGAGAACCTCGACAACCTGGTGTTCGTGGTCAATTGCAACCTGCAGCGTCTTGACGGCCCGGTGCGTGGCAATGGCAAGATCGTGCAGGAACTGGAAGGCGAGTTCCGTGGCAGCGGCTGGAACGTCATCAAACTGCTTTGGGGCGCTGGCTGGGACGCCCTGCTGGCCCGCGACAAGACGGGCAAGCTAAAAGCACTGATGATGGAGACGCTGGACGGCGACTACCAGGCCATGAAGGCCAACGACGGCGCCTTTGTGCGCAAGAACTTCTTTGGCAAATACCCCGAGACGCTCAAGCTCGTCGAGCACATGACCGACGAGGAAGTGTTCGAGCTGCGCCGCGGCGGCCATGAGCCCGCCAAGGTCTACGCCGCTTTCCACGCTGCCAACGCGCACAAGAACCAGCCCACCGTGCTGTTGGTCAAGACCGTCAAGGGCTATGGCATGGGCAAGGCCGGTGAAGGCAAGAACACCGTGCACCAGACCAAGAAGCTGTCGGACGAAGACATCAAGTACATCCGCGATCGCTTCAACATCCCGATCCCCGACAGCGAGCTGGCCAACATCCCTTACTACAAGCCCGCTGACGACACGCCGGAAATGCGCTACCTGCAAGAGCGCCGCAAAGCCTTGGGCGGCTATCTGCCCAAGCGCTTGCCCAAGGCGGAAGAGAGCTTTACGGTCCCGTCGATCGACACCTTCAAGGCGGTGCTGGAGCCCACAGCCGAAGGCCGTGAAATCTCGACCACCCAGGCGTATGTGCGCTTTCTCACACAGTTGCTGCGTGACCAGGCACTGGGCCCACGCGTGGTGCCCATCCTGGTGGATGAAGCCCGTACCTTCGGCATGGAAGGCCTGTTCCGCCAGATTGGTATCTACAACCCCAAGGGCCAGCTGTACACCCCGGTGGACCGCGACCAGGTGATGTACTACCGCGAAGACAAGGCTGGCCAGATCCTGCAAGAAGGCATCAACGAAGCCGGCGGCATGGCCAGCTGGATTGCGGCGGCCACCAGCTACAGCACGAACAACCGGATCATGATCCCGTTCTACGTGTACTACTCCATGTTCGGCTTCCAGCGCATTGGCGACCTCGCCTGGGCGGCGGGCGACATGCAGGCACGTGGCTTTTTGCTCGGCGGCACTTCGGGCCGTACCACGCTCAACGGCGAAGGCCTGCAGCACGAAGATGGCCACAGCCACATTCTGGCCAACACCATCCCCAACTGCGTCAGCTACGACCCGACGTTTGCGCATGAAGTGGCTGTGATCATGCACAGGGGCCTCAAGCGCATGGTCGAGTTGCAGGAGAACGTCTTCTACTACATCACGCTGCTCAACGAAAACTACCCCATGCCCGGCCTCACGGCGGGCACCGAAGAGCAGATCATCAAGGGCATGTACCTGTGCAAGCCCGGTGCTGAGGGCGACAAGCGCGTGCAACTGCTGGGCTCGGGCACCATCCTGCGTGAGTCGCTGGCTGCGCAGACCCTGCTGGCGGCCGACTGGGGCGTGCAAGCCGACGTGTGGAGCTGCCCCAGCTTCAACGAACTCACCCGCGAAGGCCAGGACGCTGACCGTTGGAACCTGCTGCACCCGCTGGAAACACCGCGTGTGCCCTTCGTGGCGCAGCAACTGGGCAGCAGCACCGGCCCTGTGGTGGCATCCACCGACTACATGAAGGCCTATGCCGAGCAGATCCGCCCCTTTGTGCCCAAGGGCCGTACCTACAAGGTGCTGGGCACCGACGGTTTTGGCCGCAGCGACTTCCGCAGCAAGCTGCGCGAGCACTTCGAAGTGGATCGCCATTACATCGTCGTGGCCGCCCTCAAGGCGCTGAGCGAAGACGGCGTGCTGCCCGCCGCCAAGGTGGCCGAGGCGATTGCCAAGTACAACATCCAGGCCGATAAGGTCAACCCGCTCTACGCGTAA